A DNA window from Luteolibacter luteus contains the following coding sequences:
- a CDS encoding DUF1549 domain-containing protein, translating to MRLRLPLLSLLALPLTGSAVDFAHEVVPVLREHCSKCHMGDAKKGGFSMNTREALLSGSENGAVLEAGKAAESTFLEAILSDDKSERMPPKGARVPAEQVEVLRKWIDEGMVWEPGFSFGKGSYEPPLKPRHPELPPVVDGRDHPVDRIIDRYFQENKITRPLPLGDAAFIRRITLDLTGLLPAPADVDAFVADRSEGKRAKLVAAVLDRNTDYAEHWLSFWNDLLRNDYQGTGYIDGGRKQITGWLYHSLIENKPYDQFARELLAPPTDESRGFIDGIQWRGSVNASQTREIQFSQSISQTFLGLNMKCASCHDSFVDRWKLDQAYGLAAIFAERPLEIARCDKPTGRMAKPGWIFPELGEVDANAAKPERLKQLAGLMTHPDNGRFTRTIVNRLWQRLMGRGIVHPVDAMDTEPWSEDLLDYLAVRFVEDGYDLKKALAFIISSQAYQSESVTVSKAEEIAVFRGPLPKRLSAEQFVDAVWSLTGTAPEKIASGVPRGGSSGAGISARWIWSDRLASAGTPQGDAITLGTEFELRAAPVSARAVFIADNEAEIFVNGKPAAKEAGSAQGPQARAIELPYLKQGRNTILVLARNGGNAPNPAGFIMEAQVKLTSGEPARIMTDSSWRWTAMLPDSQGRFSRPPRDWQPAQEVENPQIWDRFTAGLADGLDPTMVRASLVPSDLLMRALGRPNREQIVSMRPDNITTLEAIDLANGEQLSGLLKKGALKLAESGEGSEVLVDALFMQALGRRPSLREKTGLVGVIGAKPSAQAIEDLLWMILLLPEFQFVR from the coding sequence ATGCGTTTGCGACTCCCACTGCTGTCCTTGCTTGCCCTGCCCCTAACGGGGAGTGCGGTGGACTTTGCACATGAGGTTGTGCCGGTCCTGCGTGAGCATTGCTCGAAATGCCACATGGGTGATGCCAAGAAAGGAGGCTTCTCGATGAATACGCGGGAAGCCTTGCTCTCCGGTTCGGAGAATGGCGCGGTGCTGGAAGCGGGGAAAGCCGCCGAGAGTACTTTCCTGGAGGCGATCCTTTCCGATGACAAGAGCGAGCGAATGCCTCCCAAGGGGGCACGCGTGCCTGCCGAACAGGTGGAGGTCCTCCGGAAATGGATCGATGAAGGGATGGTCTGGGAGCCGGGCTTTAGCTTCGGCAAGGGGTCTTACGAGCCACCCCTGAAGCCCCGACATCCGGAACTCCCTCCGGTCGTCGATGGTCGCGATCATCCGGTGGACCGCATTATCGACCGCTACTTCCAGGAGAACAAGATCACCCGCCCGCTACCCTTGGGAGATGCGGCTTTCATCCGCCGGATAACACTCGACCTCACCGGGTTGCTTCCCGCCCCGGCGGATGTTGATGCTTTCGTGGCAGATCGCTCGGAAGGGAAGCGGGCGAAGCTGGTGGCTGCGGTGCTCGACCGCAATACAGACTATGCCGAGCATTGGCTGAGCTTCTGGAATGACCTCCTCCGTAATGATTACCAGGGCACCGGCTACATCGACGGCGGGCGTAAGCAGATCACCGGATGGCTCTATCATTCGCTGATCGAAAACAAACCTTACGACCAATTTGCCCGCGAGCTTCTGGCTCCACCTACCGATGAGTCGCGGGGTTTCATCGACGGCATCCAGTGGCGCGGCAGCGTGAATGCAAGCCAGACGCGCGAGATCCAGTTTTCGCAATCGATTTCGCAGACCTTCCTCGGCCTGAACATGAAGTGCGCGTCCTGCCACGACAGTTTCGTGGACCGGTGGAAGCTGGATCAGGCGTATGGACTCGCCGCTATCTTTGCGGAGCGTCCGCTGGAGATTGCACGTTGCGACAAGCCTACCGGGCGCATGGCCAAGCCGGGCTGGATCTTCCCCGAGCTTGGCGAGGTGGATGCCAATGCCGCAAAGCCCGAACGGCTGAAGCAATTGGCGGGACTGATGACCCATCCGGACAACGGTCGCTTCACGCGTACTATCGTGAACCGGCTTTGGCAGCGATTGATGGGCCGCGGTATCGTGCATCCGGTGGATGCAATGGATACGGAGCCTTGGAGCGAAGATCTGCTGGACTACCTGGCGGTGCGCTTCGTGGAGGATGGCTACGATCTGAAGAAGGCGCTGGCCTTCATCATCTCCTCCCAAGCCTATCAGTCAGAGTCGGTGACGGTGTCCAAGGCAGAGGAGATAGCCGTTTTTCGAGGCCCGCTCCCGAAGCGGCTCAGTGCTGAGCAGTTCGTGGATGCGGTGTGGTCCCTCACCGGTACTGCACCGGAGAAGATTGCGAGCGGAGTTCCCCGGGGAGGGAGCAGTGGTGCCGGAATTTCAGCCCGCTGGATCTGGTCGGATCGCCTCGCCTCGGCTGGCACCCCACAAGGAGATGCGATTACCTTGGGAACCGAGTTTGAGCTTCGCGCGGCGCCAGTGTCGGCGCGGGCGGTTTTCATCGCGGACAACGAAGCGGAGATCTTCGTGAACGGCAAACCGGCAGCGAAGGAGGCGGGTTCTGCCCAAGGGCCACAGGCGCGGGCCATCGAGCTGCCCTATTTGAAGCAGGGCCGTAATACGATTCTCGTGCTGGCACGGAATGGAGGAAATGCTCCCAATCCGGCGGGCTTTATCATGGAAGCCCAGGTGAAGCTAACCAGCGGGGAGCCGGCCCGGATCATGACGGACTCCTCCTGGCGCTGGACAGCCATGCTGCCGGATTCGCAGGGCCGTTTCAGCCGGCCGCCTCGCGATTGGCAACCGGCTCAGGAAGTGGAGAACCCGCAGATCTGGGATCGCTTCACTGCTGGTCTCGCGGATGGCCTTGATCCGACGATGGTGCGCGCCTCGCTGGTGCCCTCCGATCTGCTCATGCGCGCCTTGGGCCGTCCGAACCGAGAGCAGATCGTCAGCATGCGCCCGGATAACATTACCACGCTGGAAGCGATTGATCTGGCGAACGGGGAGCAACTGTCTGGCCTGTTGAAGAAGGGCGCGTTGAAGCTTGCAGAATCAGGAGAGGGTTCCGAGGTCCTGGTGGACGCGCTTTTCATGCAAGCGCTTGGCCGCCGTCCAAGCTTGAGGGAGAAGACCGGTCTCGTGGGCGTCATCGGAGCAAAGCCATCCGCCCAAGCGATCGAGGATCTGCTGTGGATGATCCTGCTACTTCCCGAGTTCCAATTTGTGCGTTGA
- a CDS encoding family 16 glycoside hydrolase — translation MHAHRRPSARSLILFSSLLLSVAGSAQEWKPLFNGKDLSGWKGDPKLWRVDQGTLVGETDQDGKKIPANTFLIWQGGEPGDFELEYEARVTGENNSGVQYRSRTIDPAKFSVGGYQMDLHPDAKYLGMLYEEQGRGIACESGQSVELAATPKVVGQLDRPPVKLSDWNSYRIVASGDTLKHFINGKQVAEIKDVDASKRSLKGVIALQLHAGPAMKAEFKNLRIRPVAGKPVAASSAAKAPRIAEPTAQWIWQNGSPGAGQKSFFRREFPLPRDIVTASVTVTCDNWQRTWVNGKDLGWTSEWAAPASHDVTKLIRPGAANVIAVEGRNEDSQGGMALRFSATLKDGKKIFLVTDDKWVTSLEGKRGWQEDRFNSRDWTPAVAVAKMGDPPWGEVIAPEGSANGAPEDVTADFLVAKDFKVERLYKVPNVQGSWVAMTVDGNGKLLCSDQYGKIYRVTPPAGPDDETVVTPTAIPLSGAHGLLWHQGVLYVTVNEGNDQSGVWKVTDTDRDGEPDKPELIKAVNGRGEHGPHALVPSPDGQWIYFVAGNFTDFPEMETLMPKVWAEDQLLPRRPDAKGHAHDRMAPGGWVARFKPDGSKWELFASGFRNTYDIAFNTQGDLFGYDSDMEWDLGMPWYRPTRVCHIVPGAEFGWRHGTGPWPAYYEDSMPPQVDLGPGSPTGLLSGRGAKFPEKYQKAIYAFDWTYATIHAIHLTPDGEGYKAEREEFVAGTGMPLTDAAIGKDGAMYFLTGGRRTASSLWRVTYAGQETTTPVPQQKKELTLANKAGAWEGMGSADRIKRFESRVAVEAAGPAAISSQLVRETNPWQVIGGSMALARTGSKNDKATIVKALGGLDWASLDNAQKINWLRACGLAFARQGEPSDAERDAVLAKIDNAFPSNQADLDRELCRMLCYLQAPGIVGRTLALMDTTGPSPAPDWLATAKRNAQYGGAIEKMIANLPPAQVIHYIYCLRVVKGPWSEDERKRFFAWFDKLLQKSGGESYAGFIVDLRKQTLETCTPQEREWIGKMAPTATANPLADLPPVKGPGREWTVSDVERLAASGLEGRDKDNGKKMFQASLCAACHRFDGAGGSAGPDLTAVAGRFSIRDLAEAIIEPSKVVSDQYAFDTIIKKDGSQVVGKLIEEKDEHWIVATSPFDFSATMEVERSQIKDIKPSPVSPMPAGMINRLNADELKDLLAYLLGK, via the coding sequence ATGCACGCCCATCGTCGTCCGTCAGCCCGCTCGCTCATCCTTTTCTCCTCCCTCCTGCTTAGTGTCGCGGGATCCGCGCAGGAGTGGAAGCCTCTCTTCAACGGTAAAGACCTCTCCGGATGGAAGGGTGATCCGAAACTATGGCGTGTCGATCAAGGCACGCTGGTGGGCGAGACCGATCAGGATGGGAAGAAGATTCCCGCAAACACCTTCCTCATCTGGCAAGGCGGCGAACCGGGTGATTTCGAGCTCGAATACGAGGCTCGGGTGACCGGCGAGAACAATTCCGGAGTGCAGTATCGCAGCCGCACGATCGATCCCGCGAAGTTCTCGGTGGGAGGCTATCAGATGGATCTCCATCCGGATGCGAAGTATCTGGGCATGCTCTACGAAGAGCAGGGACGTGGCATCGCTTGTGAAAGCGGCCAGTCGGTGGAGCTCGCGGCAACCCCGAAGGTCGTGGGTCAACTGGATCGTCCTCCGGTAAAGCTGTCGGATTGGAATAGCTACCGGATCGTGGCCAGCGGCGATACCCTCAAGCATTTCATCAACGGCAAGCAGGTCGCCGAGATCAAGGATGTCGATGCGTCGAAGCGGTCACTGAAAGGTGTGATTGCGTTGCAGCTTCACGCGGGTCCCGCGATGAAGGCGGAGTTCAAGAATCTTCGGATCCGCCCCGTGGCGGGCAAGCCGGTGGCGGCTTCGTCCGCGGCCAAGGCTCCCCGGATTGCCGAGCCGACGGCCCAATGGATCTGGCAGAATGGAAGCCCGGGTGCCGGGCAGAAGTCCTTTTTCCGCCGGGAGTTTCCATTGCCGCGCGACATCGTGACGGCCTCGGTCACCGTGACCTGCGACAACTGGCAGCGCACCTGGGTCAATGGCAAGGACCTTGGCTGGACCAGCGAGTGGGCGGCTCCGGCAAGTCACGATGTGACCAAGCTGATCCGTCCGGGCGCGGCGAACGTGATCGCAGTCGAGGGACGGAATGAAGATAGTCAGGGAGGCATGGCGCTGCGCTTTAGCGCCACTTTGAAAGACGGGAAGAAGATCTTTCTCGTCACCGATGACAAGTGGGTCACCAGTTTGGAAGGAAAGCGCGGCTGGCAAGAAGACCGCTTCAATTCCCGCGATTGGACGCCTGCCGTGGCAGTCGCCAAGATGGGCGATCCGCCGTGGGGTGAGGTGATTGCCCCGGAAGGAAGCGCCAATGGTGCTCCGGAAGATGTGACCGCCGACTTTTTGGTGGCGAAGGATTTTAAGGTGGAGCGGCTCTACAAGGTTCCCAACGTCCAAGGCTCCTGGGTCGCGATGACCGTGGATGGCAATGGCAAGCTGCTTTGCTCCGACCAGTATGGAAAGATCTACCGGGTCACGCCGCCTGCGGGCCCGGACGATGAGACGGTCGTGACGCCGACGGCGATCCCGCTGAGCGGGGCCCATGGACTGCTGTGGCACCAGGGTGTGCTCTACGTGACAGTCAATGAAGGCAATGACCAAAGCGGCGTGTGGAAGGTGACGGACACGGATCGCGATGGTGAACCGGACAAGCCGGAGCTGATCAAGGCAGTCAATGGCCGGGGCGAGCACGGACCGCATGCGCTGGTGCCCTCTCCGGATGGCCAGTGGATCTATTTCGTGGCGGGGAATTTCACGGACTTCCCGGAGATGGAAACCCTCATGCCGAAGGTGTGGGCGGAAGATCAACTGCTGCCGCGGCGTCCCGATGCGAAGGGCCATGCCCACGACCGCATGGCTCCCGGCGGCTGGGTCGCACGGTTCAAGCCGGATGGCTCGAAGTGGGAACTTTTCGCGTCCGGCTTCCGCAATACCTACGACATCGCCTTCAATACCCAGGGTGATCTTTTCGGCTACGATTCGGACATGGAGTGGGACCTTGGCATGCCATGGTACCGCCCGACACGGGTCTGCCACATCGTGCCCGGTGCGGAATTCGGATGGCGGCATGGCACGGGCCCATGGCCGGCCTACTATGAAGATAGTATGCCGCCGCAGGTGGACCTGGGTCCGGGCTCGCCGACGGGCTTGCTTTCCGGCCGGGGTGCGAAATTCCCGGAGAAGTATCAGAAGGCGATCTATGCCTTCGACTGGACCTACGCGACGATCCACGCCATCCACCTGACCCCTGATGGTGAGGGCTACAAGGCGGAGCGCGAGGAATTCGTGGCGGGAACGGGCATGCCACTCACCGACGCTGCCATCGGCAAGGACGGTGCAATGTATTTCCTCACCGGAGGTCGCCGGACCGCATCCTCCCTCTGGCGCGTGACTTATGCGGGCCAGGAGACGACCACGCCGGTCCCCCAGCAGAAGAAGGAGCTGACCCTGGCGAACAAGGCGGGTGCGTGGGAAGGAATGGGCTCGGCCGACCGCATCAAGCGCTTTGAATCGCGCGTGGCGGTGGAAGCTGCAGGACCTGCGGCAATCTCCTCGCAGCTCGTTCGTGAGACGAATCCCTGGCAGGTGATCGGTGGATCGATGGCCTTGGCCCGCACCGGTTCGAAGAACGACAAGGCGACGATCGTGAAGGCCCTTGGCGGCTTGGATTGGGCTTCGCTCGACAATGCCCAGAAGATCAACTGGCTCCGCGCCTGCGGGCTTGCCTTTGCAAGGCAGGGTGAACCGTCCGATGCGGAGCGGGATGCGGTGCTTGCCAAAATCGACAATGCATTCCCTTCGAACCAGGCTGACCTGGACCGTGAGCTCTGCCGGATGCTGTGTTACCTGCAGGCTCCCGGGATCGTGGGCCGGACCTTGGCACTGATGGATACCACCGGGCCTTCACCGGCTCCGGATTGGCTGGCGACGGCGAAGCGCAATGCCCAGTACGGCGGTGCGATCGAGAAGATGATCGCCAACCTGCCGCCTGCGCAAGTGATCCACTACATCTACTGTCTGCGGGTGGTGAAGGGGCCGTGGAGCGAGGATGAGCGCAAGCGCTTCTTCGCATGGTTCGACAAGCTTCTCCAAAAGAGCGGCGGAGAGAGCTATGCCGGCTTCATCGTTGACCTGCGCAAGCAGACTCTCGAAACCTGCACCCCGCAGGAGCGCGAGTGGATCGGCAAGATGGCTCCTACCGCAACGGCAAATCCCTTGGCCGACCTGCCGCCTGTGAAGGGCCCCGGCCGCGAGTGGACCGTTTCTGATGTCGAGCGGCTTGCTGCCAGCGGGCTTGAGGGACGCGACAAGGACAATGGCAAAAAGATGTTCCAAGCTTCGCTCTGCGCCGCGTGCCATCGCTTCGATGGTGCGGGTGGCTCAGCAGGTCCCGATCTCACCGCCGTGGCCGGTCGCTTCAGCATCCGTGACCTCGCGGAAGCAATCATCGAGCCGAGCAAGGTGGTATCCGATCAGTATGCCTTCGACACGATCATCAAAAAGGACGGTTCGCAGGTCGTCGGGAAGCTGATCGAGGAAAAGGACGAACACTGGATCGTGGCAACCAGTCCCTTTGACTTCAGTGCAACGATGGAAGTCGAGCGCAGCCAGATCAAGGACATCAAGCCGTCCCCCGTCTCGCCCATGCCTGCCGGCATGATCAACCGCCTCAACGCGGATGAACTGAAGGACCTGCTTGCCTACCTGCTAGGAAAGTAA
- a CDS encoding DUF1501 domain-containing protein: MNDPFHFPNSLDPRERIQTRRTFLKALSASSLAAAMSGVPRAFAEEELVQPPAKADCCILLWMAGGMAAPETFDPKAYLPFEKGVPVEKVLSTFPSINTSLDGVKISKGLEEIAKLMGRATLIRSHVQPDLGSILHSRHQYHWHTGYVPPQTVAAPHIGAWMARALGPRNPVIPAFVNIGQRLEGIGESEELKAFTTAGFFGAEFGPFNLPYPDEAARSVRPPEGMDPGRFANRYKLYRRLVDSSPNRDFMSDYQQESMLRSLENAHRLLGSKEKDAFDLTKEPKDVLEAYGDGRFGRGCLLARRLAEAGARFIEVTTEYIPFIHWDTHENGHETVVKLKQEIDRPIARLIRDLEERKMLDRTLVVIASEFSRDMMIEGVPGSEAKDQARVKSDTLENMTHYGLHRHFTGGSSVVMFGGGVKKGHVHGATADERPLVAVKDPVSITDLHATIFTAMGISPKSVYEIEKRPFYATEDGKGKAVSSIFA; encoded by the coding sequence ATGAACGATCCTTTCCATTTCCCGAATTCACTCGATCCGAGGGAGCGCATCCAGACGCGCCGGACTTTCTTGAAGGCTCTTTCCGCCTCAAGCCTCGCGGCAGCGATGTCGGGTGTGCCGCGTGCCTTCGCCGAGGAAGAACTTGTGCAGCCTCCGGCCAAGGCAGACTGCTGCATCCTCCTGTGGATGGCCGGCGGCATGGCTGCTCCGGAAACCTTCGATCCCAAAGCGTACCTGCCTTTCGAGAAGGGTGTTCCCGTCGAGAAAGTGCTCAGCACTTTCCCCTCGATCAATACCAGCCTGGATGGCGTGAAGATCAGCAAGGGGCTGGAAGAGATCGCGAAGTTGATGGGCCGCGCGACCTTGATCCGTTCGCACGTGCAGCCTGACCTCGGCTCGATCCTCCATTCCCGGCACCAGTATCATTGGCATACGGGCTATGTACCACCCCAGACCGTGGCCGCACCGCACATCGGTGCTTGGATGGCCCGTGCGCTGGGTCCGAGGAACCCGGTGATTCCCGCCTTCGTGAATATCGGGCAGCGGCTTGAAGGCATCGGCGAAAGCGAGGAGCTGAAGGCCTTTACCACGGCTGGCTTTTTCGGTGCGGAATTCGGTCCATTCAACTTGCCGTATCCTGATGAAGCCGCGCGTTCGGTGCGGCCTCCGGAGGGCATGGATCCAGGAAGATTCGCCAACCGCTACAAGCTTTACCGCAGGCTGGTGGACAGCAGCCCGAACCGCGACTTCATGAGCGACTACCAGCAGGAGTCGATGCTCCGCTCACTGGAAAATGCGCACCGTCTGCTCGGCTCGAAAGAGAAGGATGCCTTCGATCTCACGAAGGAGCCGAAGGACGTGCTCGAGGCCTATGGTGACGGGCGCTTCGGTCGTGGCTGCTTGTTGGCTCGCAGGCTTGCCGAGGCGGGTGCCCGCTTCATTGAGGTAACCACCGAGTACATTCCGTTTATCCACTGGGACACTCATGAGAATGGTCATGAAACCGTGGTGAAACTGAAGCAGGAGATTGATCGCCCGATCGCCCGGCTTATTCGCGACTTGGAAGAGCGAAAGATGCTTGATCGCACCTTGGTTGTCATCGCGAGCGAATTCAGCCGCGACATGATGATCGAGGGCGTGCCCGGCTCGGAGGCGAAAGACCAGGCCCGCGTGAAATCGGACACCTTGGAGAACATGACCCACTACGGGCTGCACCGGCATTTCACCGGCGGATCATCGGTGGTGATGTTTGGAGGAGGGGTGAAGAAGGGTCATGTCCATGGGGCGACCGCTGACGAGCGTCCTCTTGTGGCAGTGAAGGATCCGGTCAGTATCACGGATCTTCATGCTACGATCTTCACGGCGATGGGTATCAGCCCGAAGAGTGTCTACGAGATCGAGAAGCGTCCTTTCTACGCCACGGAAGACGGCAAGGGTAAGGCGGTGAGCAGTATTTTTGCTTGA